In the genome of Treponema pedis, one region contains:
- a CDS encoding AI-2E family transporter yields the protein MLQKDKQTIQTISFFILLAVMLFLVGKLFLPYATVLLWSSVVYMLASPLYNKILSKMNKEKKTYIIKKSLLAGTFSIITVLIVAGILSFVVIKIFGQGRALAQNAVMFFEKINSPENENLKQTIAAEVYRLSRGTIDISQLNLTKELLNLASISSDTILKSATNLVKNAGQFFLSLIFFAFSLYFFYIDGAYLAGLLRHAIPVDSETSGKIFAKIKEITANLFKGLFLVSFYQGLASFIIYILFGVQSALLLAILTFFTTFLPLVGCGVIWFPLGISMCFTHSPFKGILFLIIAGSVISLMDGFLRPFFLKDRIKIHPLLIFFSMLGGVKMFALNGIILGPMIVILFFTVLDMALETEEKKDTEILNEDLRSYV from the coding sequence ATGCTTCAAAAAGATAAACAGACAATTCAGACGATATCATTTTTTATTTTATTGGCTGTAATGCTTTTTCTTGTAGGGAAATTATTTTTACCTTATGCAACGGTATTGCTTTGGTCTTCGGTAGTTTATATGCTGGCAAGCCCCTTGTATAATAAAATACTTTCCAAGATGAATAAAGAAAAAAAAACTTATATTATTAAAAAGAGTTTGCTGGCGGGAACTTTTTCGATTATTACGGTTTTAATTGTTGCGGGGATTCTTTCGTTTGTAGTTATAAAAATTTTCGGCCAGGGGAGGGCTCTTGCGCAAAATGCGGTAATGTTTTTTGAAAAAATAAATTCACCTGAAAATGAAAATTTAAAGCAAACGATTGCTGCCGAAGTATACAGGCTTTCACGGGGAACAATAGATATTTCCCAATTGAATTTAACAAAAGAACTTTTAAATTTAGCCTCTATTTCTTCCGATACTATTTTAAAATCGGCTACAAATCTCGTAAAAAATGCGGGACAGTTTTTCCTTTCGTTGATATTTTTCGCTTTTTCGTTATACTTCTTTTATATTGACGGTGCATACCTTGCAGGTTTGCTAAGGCATGCAATTCCGGTTGATTCCGAAACTTCAGGAAAAATATTCGCTAAAATAAAGGAAATAACGGCAAATCTTTTTAAGGGCCTTTTTTTGGTTTCTTTTTATCAAGGGTTGGCATCATTTATAATCTATATTTTATTCGGGGTACAAAGTGCATTGCTTTTGGCAATATTAACTTTTTTTACAACTTTTTTGCCCTTGGTAGGCTGCGGAGTAATTTGGTTTCCGCTAGGTATAAGTATGTGTTTTACACATAGCCCGTTTAAAGGAATTTTATTTTTGATTATTGCCGGTTCGGTGATAAGTCTTATGGACGGTTTTTTGCGGCCGTTTTTTTTAAAAGACAGAATAAAAATTCACCCGCTGCTTATTTTCTTTTCCATGTTAGGGGGTGTAAAAATGTTTGCCCTTAACGGAATTATTTTAGGGCCTATGATTGTAATTTTATTTTTTACTGTTTTAGATATGGCATTGGAAACGGAAGAAAAAAAAGATACGGAAATATTAAATGAAGATTTAAGGAGTTATGTATGA
- the nagB gene encoding glucosamine-6-phosphate deaminase: MRVIIKQDYDACSKWTADYICNKITEFAPSKEKPFVLGLPTGSTPLGVYKELIAKNKAGIVSFKNVVTFNMDEYVGLPANHPQSYHYFMMENFFNHIDIDLKNIHILDGTAKDKFKECSDYEDAIASYGKINLFFGGIGADGHIAFNEPYSSLASRTREKTLTEDTIAMNARFFNGDKTLVPKTALTVGIATIAAAEEVVIMATGYEKARAVRHAIESGINHLWTVSALQLHPKAIIVCDNAATDELKVKTVRYFLDIEKGVK, encoded by the coding sequence ATGCGTGTTATTATAAAACAAGATTATGACGCCTGTTCAAAATGGACGGCCGATTATATCTGCAATAAAATTACCGAATTTGCTCCCTCAAAGGAAAAGCCCTTTGTTTTGGGCTTACCCACAGGGTCTACTCCTCTCGGTGTGTATAAAGAACTGATTGCAAAAAACAAGGCAGGTATCGTTTCTTTTAAAAATGTTGTTACTTTTAATATGGACGAATACGTAGGACTTCCGGCAAATCACCCTCAAAGTTATCATTATTTTATGATGGAAAATTTTTTTAATCATATAGATATAGATTTAAAAAATATACATATTTTGGACGGAACGGCAAAAGATAAATTTAAGGAGTGCTCCGATTATGAAGATGCAATAGCTTCTTACGGAAAAATCAATTTATTTTTCGGAGGTATAGGTGCGGACGGACATATTGCTTTTAACGAACCTTACTCTTCTCTTGCTTCGCGTACGCGTGAAAAAACTTTAACCGAAGATACTATTGCTATGAATGCAAGGTTTTTTAACGGAGATAAAACACTTGTTCCTAAAACCGCTTTGACCGTAGGTATTGCAACTATAGCAGCTGCGGAAGAGGTTGTTATAATGGCAACAGGTTATGAAAAGGCAAGGGCGGTGCGTCATGCGATTGAGTCAGGCATAAACCATTTATGGACTGTAAGTGCGTTACAGCTTCACCCCAAAGCAATCATAGTTTGCGATAATGCCGCGACGGACGAATTAAAAGTAAAAACCGTCCGTTATTTTTTAGATATCGAAAAAGGAGTTAAGTAA
- the trxA gene encoding thioredoxin: MAMVKITVENFDEILKTDKPVLVDFWAPWUPGCVQLSPELEAAEAEVGDKAVISACNVDNARELAAKFKFMTIPTLILFKNGKEVDRHSGYLEKSELVQFVSKHI; the protein is encoded by the coding sequence ATGGCAATGGTAAAAATTACCGTCGAAAATTTCGATGAAATATTAAAAACCGATAAACCGGTTTTAGTAGATTTTTGGGCACCGTGGTGACCGGGCTGTGTGCAGCTCAGTCCTGAGCTGGAGGCGGCCGAAGCCGAAGTCGGTGATAAGGCCGTAATATCTGCATGTAATGTAGATAATGCAAGAGAACTTGCAGCCAAATTTAAGTTTATGACTATTCCGACTCTTATTTTATTCAAAAACGGAAAAGAAGTAGACAGGCACTCGGGTTATTTGGAAAAAAGCGAACTTGTACAGTTTGTATCAAAGCATATCTAA
- a CDS encoding acyl-CoA thioester hydrolase/BAAT C-terminal domain-containing protein, with amino-acid sequence MNKFSIELDGFCGTLFTAERAFNKNKVVIFAGSADGGYTSSKIMAELFSKNGINSLALDYSGCGNNTQKFENIPLEYAEKAALKMRRMGFTKIGIWGFAEGAVYALAAASFFHDISCVIALAPLHHFICGKINPSKVLRKKLIPVSAFSLAGQPLPFFIPPKINKFKLAVQMLFARKIPTADIYREAMLSASQASVIPVEHIKGQVLLISSDEDSIWPSKYSSEQIINRLGENHFRFKKEHLAYHFCSRYLLPFNLAGVRLKKKLKYFKIERRNFKNCNKTRIEAFNRILEWLKAW; translated from the coding sequence ATGAATAAATTCAGTATAGAATTGGACGGCTTTTGCGGCACCCTTTTTACAGCCGAACGGGCTTTCAATAAAAATAAAGTTGTAATATTTGCAGGAAGCGCGGACGGCGGATATACATCTTCAAAAATAATGGCGGAATTATTTTCCAAAAACGGAATCAATTCCCTTGCCTTGGATTATTCAGGCTGCGGGAATAATACACAAAAATTTGAAAATATTCCTCTGGAGTACGCGGAAAAAGCCGCTTTAAAAATGCGGCGCATGGGCTTTACAAAAATAGGAATTTGGGGCTTTGCGGAGGGAGCCGTATATGCATTGGCGGCAGCGTCCTTTTTTCACGATATAAGCTGTGTTATAGCCCTGGCCCCCTTACATCATTTTATTTGCGGAAAAATCAATCCGTCAAAAGTATTAAGGAAAAAGCTTATACCCGTTTCGGCATTTTCCCTTGCAGGACAGCCTTTGCCGTTTTTTATTCCGCCTAAAATAAATAAATTTAAACTTGCGGTGCAAATGTTATTTGCAAGAAAAATACCTACTGCCGATATTTACCGTGAAGCAATGCTTAGCGCTTCACAGGCCTCCGTTATCCCTGTGGAACATATAAAAGGACAGGTTTTACTGATAAGCAGCGATGAAGACTCAATATGGCCGTCAAAATATTCTTCGGAGCAAATCATAAACCGCTTGGGAGAAAATCATTTCCGTTTTAAAAAAGAACATTTGGCATATCATTTTTGCAGCAGATATTTACTCCCGTTCAATCTTGCCGGAGTAAGATTAAAAAAGAAGCTTAAATATTTTAAAATAGAAAGAAGGAATTTTAAGAACTGCAATAAAACGCGTATTGAAGCCTTTAACCGAATATTGGAATGGTTAAAGGCTTGGTAA
- the deoC gene encoding deoxyribose-phosphate aldolase, translating to MEINKYIDHTLLKPTALESDIIKICDEAKQYKFASVCVNPCNVKLVAKELKGSDVKVCSVISFPFGTSSTEIKVAEAKQAITDGAEEIDMVINVGKLLQGDLQFTENEVTLITKTCHEKNVLLKVIVETCYLEEKNIADICSIIEKAGADYIKTSTGYGSRGASVEDIKLFKKYLKKDTKIKASGGVRTRADADTYISLGCSRIGASSGIAIVNGK from the coding sequence ATGGAAATAAATAAATATATTGACCACACTTTATTAAAACCTACCGCTTTGGAAAGCGATATTATTAAAATTTGTGATGAAGCTAAACAGTATAAGTTTGCATCGGTTTGTGTTAACCCCTGTAATGTAAAATTGGTTGCGAAAGAACTAAAAGGTTCCGATGTAAAAGTTTGCAGTGTAATATCTTTTCCTTTCGGAACATCGTCTACGGAAATAAAAGTAGCGGAAGCAAAACAGGCAATTACCGACGGAGCCGAAGAAATCGATATGGTTATAAATGTGGGAAAGCTATTACAAGGGGATTTACAATTTACCGAAAATGAAGTTACCCTAATTACAAAAACTTGTCATGAAAAAAATGTTCTTTTAAAAGTAATTGTAGAAACCTGTTATCTGGAAGAAAAAAATATTGCCGATATTTGTTCAATAATAGAAAAAGCAGGTGCGGATTATATAAAAACTTCTACGGGTTACGGCAGCAGAGGCGCTTCCGTAGAAGACATAAAGCTTTTTAAAAAATATTTAAAAAAAGATACAAAAATAAAAGCTTCCGGCGGGGTGCGAACCAGAGCGGACGCCGATACTTATATAAGTTTAGGCTGTTCAAGAATCGGAGCCAGCAGCGGTATCGCTATTGTAAACGGCAAATAA